A window of Thunnus thynnus chromosome 17, fThuThy2.1, whole genome shotgun sequence contains these coding sequences:
- the LOC137201074 gene encoding trafficking protein particle complex subunit 5-like produces the protein MDTRFTRGKSNILERPLTRPKTEVSVSAFALLFSEMVQYCQSRVYSVSELQTRLADMGQSVGASMLDVLVLREKNGKRETKVLNMLLFIKVNVWKSLFGKEADKLEQANDDDKTYYIIEKEPLINAYISVPKENSSLNCAAFTAGIVEAILTHSGFPAKVTAHWHKGTTLMIKFNESVIARDKALDGR, from the exons ATGGACACGCGGTTCACTCGAGGGAAATCCAACATCTTAGAGCGACCTCTGACCCGACCCAAGACTGAAGTCAGCGTGAGCGCTTTTGCCCTCCTGTTCTCTGAGATGGTGCAGTACTGTCAGAGCCGTGTGTACTCTGTGTCTGAGCTGCAGACACGCCTGGCAGACATGGGCCAGAGTGTGGGAGCCAGCATGCTGGATGTGCTGGTGCTGAGAGAGAAGAACGGGAAGAGGGAGACCAAAGTGCTGAACATGCTGCTCTTCATCAAG GTTAATGTGTGGAAGTCTTTGTTCGGGAAGGAGGCTGACAAGCTGGAGCAGGCCAACGATGACGACAAGACTTACTACATCATAGAAAAGGAGCCACTTATCAATGCATACATCTCTGTTCCCAAAGAGAACAGCAGCTTAAACTGCGCTGCTTTCACTGCGGGCATTGTGGAGGCCATCCTCACACACAGCGGCTTCCCCGCCAAGGTCACCGCCCACTGGCACAAAGGCACCACGCTGATGATAAAGTTTAACGAGTCAGTCATAGCCAGGGACAAAGCTCTGGATGGCAGATAA